One region of Brassica napus cultivar Da-Ae chromosome A10, Da-Ae, whole genome shotgun sequence genomic DNA includes:
- the LOC106371545 gene encoding protein SUPPRESSOR OF MAX2 1-like isoform X1 has translation MRAGLSTIQQTLTPEAATVLNQSISEAARRNHGQTTPLHVAATLLASSSGFLRRACIRSHPNSSHPLQCRALELCFSVALERLPTATTTPANDPPISNALMAALKRAQAHQRRGCPEQQQQPLLAVKVELEQLIISILDDPSVSRVMREASFSSPAVKAAIEQSLSNNNNNSPSNTTPVSSVSSVGLNFRPGGGGPMTRNTYLNPRLQQNGPASAQQTGVINKSDDVERVMDILARGKKKNPVLVGDSEPGRVIKEILKRIESGEAAVKNSKVVHFEEIGSDKEERIKKLDGLLETRINNSDPEAGGVILNLGDLKWLVEQPQPMAVEVGRTAVAELRRLLEKFQGRLWFIGTATCETYLRCQVYHPSMENDWDLQAVSVAAKAPASGAFPRLSNSLGSFTPLKSFVPGSMTTSKCCPECSKSCERELSETESVPQEVKTEVAQTKQLPQWLLNAKPVDRVPQAKIEEVKKKWNDACVRLHPSFHNKNERIVPIPVPTPIPLTTSSYGPNMLLRQPLQQKFQPNRELRERVHLKPMTSLVTEQAKKKSPPGSPVQTDLVLGRTEDSDTRVRDFLGCISSESVQNNNDKISVLQNSLDIDLFKKLLKGMTEKVWWQHDAASAVAATVSQCKLGGGKRRGVVSKGDVWLLFSGPDRVGKRKMVSALSSLVYGTSPIMISLGSRQEPGGVRGKTVLDRIAETVKRSPFSVILLEDIDEADMLLRGSIKRAMDRGRISDSHGREISLGNVIFVMTASWHRSSGTKACFSDDEAKLRDLAGESWRLRLCMRGKRRASWLSSGVEERLTKPKKEHGSGLTFDLNQAADTADDGSNNTSELTDNNDQEEFSGKLSLQCVPFAFHELVSRVDDAVAFRAVDFGAVRQRVSDTLSERFTTVVGESLSIEVEEDVLQRILSGVWLGEMELEEWIQKAIVPVLSQLKARVSSSGTYGDRTVARLELDEDSGERSGGDLLPTSVTLAV, from the exons ATGAGAGCTGGTCTAAGCACGATCCAACAGACTCTAACCCCCGAGGCTGCCACCGTTTTAAACCAATCAATCTCAGAAGCGGCGCGTCGCAACCACGGCCAAACCACACCGCTACATGTCGCAGCCACTCTTCTCGCTTCTTCCTCAGGTTTCCTCCGGCGAGCCTGTATCCGATCCCATCCCAACTCCTCCCACCCGCTCCAGTGTCGAGCCCTCGAGCTCTGCTTCAGCGTCGCCTTAGAGCGTCTCCCCACCGCGACGACGACTCCGGCGAACGATCCTCCGATCTCGAACGCGCTCATGGCGGCGCTGAAGCGAGCGCAAGCTCACCAACGCCGTGGATGCCcggagcagcagcagcagccgtTGTTGGCGGTGAAAGTGGAGCTGGAGCAGCTGATTATATCGATATTGGATGATCCGAGTGTGAGCCGGGTTATGCGAGAGGCTAGCTTCTCTAGCCCCGCCGTTAAAGCCGCAATAGAACAGTCGCtgagtaataataataataatagtccGTCCAATACGACGCCGGTTTCTAGCGTTTCATCAGTCGGGTTAAATTTCCGACCCGGTGGAGGAGGTCCGATGACCCGGAACACTTATCTTAATCCACGGTTGCAGCAGAACGGCCCCGCGTCGGCGCAGCAAACAGGGGTTATTAATAAGAGCGATGACGTGGAGCGGGTGATGGATATATTGGCTCGTGGGAAGAAGAAAAACCCGGTTTTAGTCGGGGATTCGGAGCCGGGTCGGGTAATTAAAGAGATCCTTAAGAGAATTGAATCCGGAGAAGCGGCGGTTAAGAACTCAAAGGTTGTTCACTTCGAGGAGATCGGTTCGGATAAGGAGGAGAGAATCAAGAAGCTAGACGGGTTGCTCGAGACCCGGATAAATAATTCGGATCCTGAAGCTGGAGGAGTGATTCTCAATCTCGGAGACTTGAAGTGGCTCGTGGAGCAACCGCAACCGATGGCGGTTGAGGTAGGGAGGACGGCGGTGGCGGAGCTGCGGAGGCTTTTGGAGAAGTTCCAAGGAAGGCTCTGGTTTATCGGAACCGCCACGTGCGAGACTTATCTACGATGCCAAGTCTATCATCCGTCAATGGAGAATGATTGGGATCTGCAAGCTGTGTCGGTGGCTGCTAAAGCTCCGGCGTCCGGAGCTTTCCCAAGGCTTTCGAACAGTTTGGGATCGTTCACGCCGTTGAAGAGCTTTGTGCCTGGGAGCATGACGACATCGAAATGTTGTCCGGAGTGTTCGAAGAGTTGCGAGCGAGAGCTGTCTGAAACTGAGTCAGTGCCTCAAGAGGTTAAGACAGAAGTCGCTCAGACTAAACAGTTGCCACAATGGCTGTTGAATGCTAAACCGGTTGATCGTGTACCG cAGGCAAAGATTGAAGAAGTGAAGAAGAAATGGAATGATGCGTGTGTGCGTCTTCATCCTAGCTTTCATAACAAGAACGAGAGGATCGTTCCCATTCCGGTTCCGACTCCTATACCGTTGACAACAAGCTCTTACGGTCCCAACATGCTTCTCCGTCAGCCGTTACAGCAAAAGTTCCAGCCGAACAGAGAGTTGCGTGAGAGGGTACACTTGAAACCTATGACCTCTTTGGTGACAGAACAAGCCAAGAAGAAGAGTCCTCCCGGGAGTCCGGTTCAGACCGATCTTGTTCTTGGACGAACAGAG GATTCGGATACGCGAGTGAGAGACTTCCTCGGCTGCATATCGTCTGAATCAGTACAGAACAACAACGATAAGATCAGTGTTCTGCAGAACTCTCTAGACATTGATTTGTTCAAGAAGCTTCTAAAGGGAATGACAGAGAAAGTCTGGTGGCAGCACGACGCAGCCTCTGCCGTCGCCGCCACGGTTAGTCAATGCAAGCTAGGGGGAGGGAAACGACGCGGCGTGGTATCAAAGGGAGACGTGTGGCTACTCTTCTCAGGGCCTGACAGAGTTGGCAAGAGGAAAATGGTGTCGGCTCTGTCATCTCTAGTATACGGAACCAGTCCTATAATGATCTCACTCGGGTCGAGACAAGAACCTGGTGGAGTCCGTGGTAAGACCGTGCTGGACAGGATTGCGGAAACCGTTAAGAGGAGTCCCTTCTCCGTTATCTTGCTTGAAGATATCGACGAAGCGGATATGTTGTTGCGTGGAAGTATAAAACGAGCCATGGATAGAGGGAGAATCTCTGATTCGCACGGACGTGAGATCAGTTTAGGTAATGTGATCTTTGTTATGACAGCGAGCTGGCATCGTTCTTCGGGGACGAAAGCGTGTTTCTCAGACGACGAGGCGAAGCTGAGAGATTTGGCTGGTGAAAGCTGGCGGTTGAGGTTGTGTATGCGTGGCAAACGTCGAGCGAGCTGGCTGAGTAGTGGTGTTGAAGAGAGGTTGACTAAACCGAAGAAAGAACATGGTTCCGGTTTAACGTTTGATTTAAACCAAGCTGCTGATACGGCCGATGACGGTTCGAACAATACGAGCGAGCTAACAGATAACAATGATCAAGAAGAGTTTAGCGGGAAGTTATCTTTGCAATGTGTTCCGTTTGCGTTTCACGAGCTGGTGAGTCGCGTAGACGATGCGGTGGCGTTTAGGGCTGTTGATTTCGGAGCTGTGAGGCAGAGAGTTTCAGATACGTTGTCGGAGAGGTTCACGACGGTGGTAGGCGAATCTTTATCGATAGAAGTGGAGGAAGATGTGCTTCAGAGGATCTTGAGTGGAGTATGGTTAGGCGAGATGGAGTTAGAGGAGTGGATTCAGAAGGCGATTGTTCCGGTTCTGAGCCAGCTTAAGGCTCGAGTGTCGTCTTCTGGAACTTACGGTGACCGTACAGTTGCTCGGCTTGAGCTAGATGAAGATTCCGGTGAACGGAGCGGTGGTGATTTACTGCCGACTAGTGTTACGTTGGCAGTTTGA
- the LOC106371545 gene encoding protein SUPPRESSOR OF MAX2 1-like isoform X2: MRAGLSTIQQTLTPEAATVLNQSISEAARRNHGQTTPLHVAATLLASSSGFLRRACIRSHPNSSHPLQCRALELCFSVALERLPTATTTPANDPPISNALMAALKRAQAHQRRGCPEQQQQPLLAVKVELEQLIISILDDPSVSRVMREASFSSPAVKAAIEQSLSNNNNNSPSNTTPVSSVSSVGLNFRPGGGGPMTRNTYLNPRLQQNGPASAQQTGVINKSDDVERVMDILARGKKKNPVLVGDSEPGRVIKEILKRIESGEAAVKNSKVVHFEEIGSDKEERIKKLDGLLETRINNSDPEAGGVILNLGDLKWLVEQPQPMAVEVGRTAVAELRRLLEKFQGRLWFIGTATCETYLRCQVYHPSMENDWDLQAVSVAAKAPASGAFPRLSNSLGSFTPLKSFVPGSMTTSKCCPECSKSCERELSETESVPQEVKTEVAQTKQLPQWLLNAKPVDRVPAKIEEVKKKWNDACVRLHPSFHNKNERIVPIPVPTPIPLTTSSYGPNMLLRQPLQQKFQPNRELRERVHLKPMTSLVTEQAKKKSPPGSPVQTDLVLGRTEDSDTRVRDFLGCISSESVQNNNDKISVLQNSLDIDLFKKLLKGMTEKVWWQHDAASAVAATVSQCKLGGGKRRGVVSKGDVWLLFSGPDRVGKRKMVSALSSLVYGTSPIMISLGSRQEPGGVRGKTVLDRIAETVKRSPFSVILLEDIDEADMLLRGSIKRAMDRGRISDSHGREISLGNVIFVMTASWHRSSGTKACFSDDEAKLRDLAGESWRLRLCMRGKRRASWLSSGVEERLTKPKKEHGSGLTFDLNQAADTADDGSNNTSELTDNNDQEEFSGKLSLQCVPFAFHELVSRVDDAVAFRAVDFGAVRQRVSDTLSERFTTVVGESLSIEVEEDVLQRILSGVWLGEMELEEWIQKAIVPVLSQLKARVSSSGTYGDRTVARLELDEDSGERSGGDLLPTSVTLAV, encoded by the exons ATGAGAGCTGGTCTAAGCACGATCCAACAGACTCTAACCCCCGAGGCTGCCACCGTTTTAAACCAATCAATCTCAGAAGCGGCGCGTCGCAACCACGGCCAAACCACACCGCTACATGTCGCAGCCACTCTTCTCGCTTCTTCCTCAGGTTTCCTCCGGCGAGCCTGTATCCGATCCCATCCCAACTCCTCCCACCCGCTCCAGTGTCGAGCCCTCGAGCTCTGCTTCAGCGTCGCCTTAGAGCGTCTCCCCACCGCGACGACGACTCCGGCGAACGATCCTCCGATCTCGAACGCGCTCATGGCGGCGCTGAAGCGAGCGCAAGCTCACCAACGCCGTGGATGCCcggagcagcagcagcagccgtTGTTGGCGGTGAAAGTGGAGCTGGAGCAGCTGATTATATCGATATTGGATGATCCGAGTGTGAGCCGGGTTATGCGAGAGGCTAGCTTCTCTAGCCCCGCCGTTAAAGCCGCAATAGAACAGTCGCtgagtaataataataataatagtccGTCCAATACGACGCCGGTTTCTAGCGTTTCATCAGTCGGGTTAAATTTCCGACCCGGTGGAGGAGGTCCGATGACCCGGAACACTTATCTTAATCCACGGTTGCAGCAGAACGGCCCCGCGTCGGCGCAGCAAACAGGGGTTATTAATAAGAGCGATGACGTGGAGCGGGTGATGGATATATTGGCTCGTGGGAAGAAGAAAAACCCGGTTTTAGTCGGGGATTCGGAGCCGGGTCGGGTAATTAAAGAGATCCTTAAGAGAATTGAATCCGGAGAAGCGGCGGTTAAGAACTCAAAGGTTGTTCACTTCGAGGAGATCGGTTCGGATAAGGAGGAGAGAATCAAGAAGCTAGACGGGTTGCTCGAGACCCGGATAAATAATTCGGATCCTGAAGCTGGAGGAGTGATTCTCAATCTCGGAGACTTGAAGTGGCTCGTGGAGCAACCGCAACCGATGGCGGTTGAGGTAGGGAGGACGGCGGTGGCGGAGCTGCGGAGGCTTTTGGAGAAGTTCCAAGGAAGGCTCTGGTTTATCGGAACCGCCACGTGCGAGACTTATCTACGATGCCAAGTCTATCATCCGTCAATGGAGAATGATTGGGATCTGCAAGCTGTGTCGGTGGCTGCTAAAGCTCCGGCGTCCGGAGCTTTCCCAAGGCTTTCGAACAGTTTGGGATCGTTCACGCCGTTGAAGAGCTTTGTGCCTGGGAGCATGACGACATCGAAATGTTGTCCGGAGTGTTCGAAGAGTTGCGAGCGAGAGCTGTCTGAAACTGAGTCAGTGCCTCAAGAGGTTAAGACAGAAGTCGCTCAGACTAAACAGTTGCCACAATGGCTGTTGAATGCTAAACCGGTTGATCGTGTACCG GCAAAGATTGAAGAAGTGAAGAAGAAATGGAATGATGCGTGTGTGCGTCTTCATCCTAGCTTTCATAACAAGAACGAGAGGATCGTTCCCATTCCGGTTCCGACTCCTATACCGTTGACAACAAGCTCTTACGGTCCCAACATGCTTCTCCGTCAGCCGTTACAGCAAAAGTTCCAGCCGAACAGAGAGTTGCGTGAGAGGGTACACTTGAAACCTATGACCTCTTTGGTGACAGAACAAGCCAAGAAGAAGAGTCCTCCCGGGAGTCCGGTTCAGACCGATCTTGTTCTTGGACGAACAGAG GATTCGGATACGCGAGTGAGAGACTTCCTCGGCTGCATATCGTCTGAATCAGTACAGAACAACAACGATAAGATCAGTGTTCTGCAGAACTCTCTAGACATTGATTTGTTCAAGAAGCTTCTAAAGGGAATGACAGAGAAAGTCTGGTGGCAGCACGACGCAGCCTCTGCCGTCGCCGCCACGGTTAGTCAATGCAAGCTAGGGGGAGGGAAACGACGCGGCGTGGTATCAAAGGGAGACGTGTGGCTACTCTTCTCAGGGCCTGACAGAGTTGGCAAGAGGAAAATGGTGTCGGCTCTGTCATCTCTAGTATACGGAACCAGTCCTATAATGATCTCACTCGGGTCGAGACAAGAACCTGGTGGAGTCCGTGGTAAGACCGTGCTGGACAGGATTGCGGAAACCGTTAAGAGGAGTCCCTTCTCCGTTATCTTGCTTGAAGATATCGACGAAGCGGATATGTTGTTGCGTGGAAGTATAAAACGAGCCATGGATAGAGGGAGAATCTCTGATTCGCACGGACGTGAGATCAGTTTAGGTAATGTGATCTTTGTTATGACAGCGAGCTGGCATCGTTCTTCGGGGACGAAAGCGTGTTTCTCAGACGACGAGGCGAAGCTGAGAGATTTGGCTGGTGAAAGCTGGCGGTTGAGGTTGTGTATGCGTGGCAAACGTCGAGCGAGCTGGCTGAGTAGTGGTGTTGAAGAGAGGTTGACTAAACCGAAGAAAGAACATGGTTCCGGTTTAACGTTTGATTTAAACCAAGCTGCTGATACGGCCGATGACGGTTCGAACAATACGAGCGAGCTAACAGATAACAATGATCAAGAAGAGTTTAGCGGGAAGTTATCTTTGCAATGTGTTCCGTTTGCGTTTCACGAGCTGGTGAGTCGCGTAGACGATGCGGTGGCGTTTAGGGCTGTTGATTTCGGAGCTGTGAGGCAGAGAGTTTCAGATACGTTGTCGGAGAGGTTCACGACGGTGGTAGGCGAATCTTTATCGATAGAAGTGGAGGAAGATGTGCTTCAGAGGATCTTGAGTGGAGTATGGTTAGGCGAGATGGAGTTAGAGGAGTGGATTCAGAAGGCGATTGTTCCGGTTCTGAGCCAGCTTAAGGCTCGAGTGTCGTCTTCTGGAACTTACGGTGACCGTACAGTTGCTCGGCTTGAGCTAGATGAAGATTCCGGTGAACGGAGCGGTGGTGATTTACTGCCGACTAGTGTTACGTTGGCAGTTTGA
- the LOC111208116 gene encoding uncharacterized protein At4g04775-like has translation MSDVSGASSGSSMVRSKKRVVGVPKQCWCGYEISTLMSRSDKNPYRRYHRCSYAVSKKLENDNHFFKWVDEALLEEINVLKNKMSNLEELVKEVMMERGESEKKVFEKMEMKLETELFDKMEEVLKEAKWSMKKMCAGIVIACVVGFVIIKLV, from the exons ATGAGTGATGTTTCTGGAGCTTCAAGTGGGTCGTCAATGGTGCGTTCAAAGAAAAGGGTCGTGGGTGTCCCAAAACAGTGTTGGTGCGGATATGAAATCTCGACTTTGATGTCAAGATCAGACAAAAATCCGTATCGTCGTTACCATAGGTGTTCTTATGCTGTTTCAAAAAAG CTTGAGAATGATAATCATTTCTTCAAGTGGGTGGATGAGGCATTGTTAGAAGAGATTAATGTTCTGAAGAACAAAATGAGTAATCTTGAAGAATTGGTGAAAGAAGTTATGATGGAACGAGGAGAAAGTGAGAAGAAGGTATTTGAGAAGATGGAGATGAAGCTAGAGACAGAGCTTTTCGACAAGATGGAGGAAGTGTTAAAGGAAGCGAAATGGAGCATGAAGAAGATGTGTGCTGGAATTGTAATAGCTTGTGTTGTTGGGTTTGTCATCATTAAGCTTGTGTGA